Proteins from a single region of Phalacrocorax carbo chromosome 25, bPhaCar2.1, whole genome shotgun sequence:
- the LOC135317316 gene encoding gasdermin-A-like, which produces MFNRVTQSIVKEMDPKGDRDLVPVHSSFKHEHFKLLCLVTRKKKNVFHPFHCYRRTWYKLDDILLPGKYSNSTESLFPSGGSQDAKTFTIKQNTCDRVDGSLNLSVATTSLELNGVASLSKEWSIKLEKKHIEVSKLEPLRTERRINMNHSFIQQLRKKQHKLYVVCETLETSEETSYEESSKAEGSLMAQLYTKFCAKGTRESEQSITIPKGCTVAFSAIQLVIEDKPWDPGCFQSITVRSTVPGPVQRKLSTRAAPSEGNLGALEEEVKWNCQILSMLSSDLAVIVLKAIKAAMRDRKLFQELTQRMQALLDETASCELETQSPDLKDLLSSLQRCPRDPLLELSEAITYALDALDELTMDQLLLLLESLEEKIVSQQLQLVKSILEHNLDNKEGRFSVDASLLSFSQERKEKLTIVMVEMSGVKLQKDGSAVYAEAAFSAMAALYVSLYVLNLLSNSD; this is translated from the exons ATGTTTAACAGAGTCACCCAATCCATAGTAAAAGAAATGGATCCAAAAGGAGACAGAGACCTGGTCCCTGTTCACAGCAGCTTCAAACATGAACATTTCAAACTCCTCTGTCTggtgacaagaaaaaaaaaaaacgtgtTCCACCCATTTCACTGCTACAGACGGACATGGTACAAACTCGACGACATACTGCTGCCTGGAAAATACAGTAACAGCACAG AGTCTCTCTTTCCCAGCGGAGGCAGTCAAGATGCAAAAACATTCACAATCAAACAAAACACCTGTGACAGAGTTGATGGGAGCCTAAACCTCTCTGTTGCCACTACGAGCCTAGAGCTGAATGGAGTTGCCTCCTTGTCCAAAGAGTGGTCCATCAAGCTGGAGAAGAAGCACATAGAGGTATCAAAACTTGAGCCACTGAGAACAGAAAG aagAATTAATATGAATCACTCCTTCATTCAACAACTACggaaaaaacaacacaaattaTACGTGGTTTGTGAAACACTAGAAACCTCCGAGGAGACCAGCTACGAGGAGTCCTCCAAGGCAGAGGGGAGCTTAATGGCCCAGCTGTACACCAAGTTTTGTGCAAAG GGCACCAGAGAGAGCGAACAAAGCATAACTATACCCAAGGGCTGCACTGTGGCCTTCAGTGCAATCCAGCTGGTCATTGAGGACAAACCATGGG ATCCTGGATGTTTTCAAAGCATTACGGTCAGAAGTACAG TTCCTGGGCCTGTACAAAGAAAGCTGAGCACACGTGCAG CTCCCTCAGAAGGGAATTTAGGAGCACTGGAGGAAGAAGTTAAATGGAACTGTCAAATTCTCTCCATGTTGTCTTCTGATCTGGCCGTCATAGTTTTAAAAGCCATCAAAGCTGCAATGAGAGACAGGAAGCTCTTTCAAGAACTGACCCAGAGG ATGCAAGCCCTTCTTGATGAAACTGCTAGTTGTGAGCTGGAAACACAAAGCCCAGACCTGAAAGACCTGCTGAGCAGCTTGCAGCGTTGTCCAAGAGACCCTCTCCTTGAGCTCTCAGAAGCAATCACCTACGCTCTTGACGCGTTAGATG AGCTAACGATggatcagctgctgcttttgctggagTCTTTGGAAGAGAAGATTGTGTCCCAACAGCTTCAGCTG gtCAAGAGCATCTTGGAACACAACTTGGACAATAAGGAGGGGCGTTTCAGCGTGGATGCCAGCTTGCTCTCCTTCTcacaagaaaggaaggaaaaattaacCATTGTAATGGTTGAGATGAGCGGCGTGAAGCTCCAGAAAGATGGATCCGCTGTCTATGCGGAAGCGGCCTTCTCGGCCATGGCAGCCCTGTACGTGTCTCTGTACGTCCTCAATCTTCTGAGCAACTCAGATTAG
- the LOC104050553 gene encoding gasdermin-A-like encodes MFNRVTQSIVKEMDPKGDRDLVPVRSIFKHEHFKLLCLVTRKKKTLFHPFHCYRRTWYKLDDMLLPGKYSNSTESLFPSGGSQDAKTFTIKQNTCDRVDGSLNLSVATTSLELNGVASLSKEWSIKLEKKHIEVSKLEPLRTERRINMNHSFIQQLRKKQHKLYVVCETLETSEETSYEESSKGEGSLMAQLYTKFCAKGTRDSEQSITIPKGCTVAFSAIQLDITDGSWGLAYFPDESTSTFTSDAPSEGNLGALEEEVKWNCQILSMLSSDLAVIVLKAIKAAMRDRKLFQELTQRMQALLDETASCELETQSPDLKDLLSSLQRCPRDPLLELSEAITYALDALDELTMDQLLLLLESLEEKIVSQQLQLVKSILEHNLDNKEGRFSVDASLLSFSQERKEKLTIVMVEMSGVKLQKDGSAVYAEAAFSAMAALYVSLYVLNLLSNSD; translated from the exons ATGTTTAACAGAGTCACCCAATCCATAGTAAAAGAAATGGATCCAAAAGGAGACAGAGACCTGGTCCCGGTTCGCAGCATCTTCAAACATGAACATTTCAAACTCCTCTGTCTggtgacaagaaaaaaaaaaactctgttCCACCCATTTCACTGCTACAGACGGACATGGTACAAACTCGACGACATGCTGCTGCCTGGAAAATACAGTAACAGCACAG AGTCTCTCTTTCCCAGCGGAGGCAGTCAAGATGCAAAAACATTCACAATCAAACAAAACACCTGTGACAGAGTTGATGGGAGCCTAAACCTCTCTGTTGCCACTACGAGCCTAGAGCTGAATGGAGTTGCCTCCTTGTCCAAAGAGTGGTCCATCAAGCTGGAGAAGAAGCACATAGAGGTATCAAAACTTGAGCCACTGAGAACAGAAAG aagAATTAATATGAATCACTCCTTCATTCAACAACTACggaaaaaacaacacaaattaTACGTGGTTTGTGAAACACTAGAAACCTCCGAGGAGACCAGCTACGAGGAATCCTCCAAGGGAGAGGGGAGCTTAATGGCCCAGCTGTACACCAAGTTTTGTGCAAAG GGCACCAGAGACAGTGAACAAAGCATAACTATACCCAAGGGCTGCACTGTGGCCTTCAGTGCAATCCAGCTTGACATCACAGACGGATCTTGGG GTCTTGCCTATTTCCCAGATGAAAGTACATCAACATTCACATCTGATG CTCCCTCAGAAGGGAATTTAGGAGCACTGGAGGAAGAAGTTAAATGGAACTGTCAAATTCTCTCCATGTTGTCTTCTGATCTGGCCGTCATAGTTTTAAAAGCCATCAAAGCTGCAATGAGAGACAGGAAGCTCTTTCAAGAACTGACCCAGAGG ATGCAAGCCCTTCTTGATGAAACTGCTAGTTGTGAGCTGGAAACACAAAGCCCAGACCTGAAAGACCTGCTGAGCAGCTTGCAGCGTTGTCCAAGAGACCCTCTCCTTGAGCTCTCAGAAGCAATCACCTACGCTCTTGACGCGTTAGATG AGCTAACGATggatcagctgctgcttttgctggagTCTTTGGAAGAGAAGATTGTGTCCCAACAGCTTCAGCTG gtCAAGAGCATCTTGGAACACAACTTGGACAATAAGGAGGGGCGTTTCAGCGTGGATGCCAGCTTGCTCTCCTTCTcacaagaaaggaaggaaaaattaacCATTGTAATGGTTGAGATGAGCGGCGTGAAGCTCCAGAAAGATGGATCCGCTGTCTATGCGGAAGCGGCCTTCTCGGCCATGGCAGCCCTGTACGTGTCTCTGTACGTCCTCAATCTTCTGAGCAACTCAGATTAG
- the ORMDL3 gene encoding ORM1-like protein 3 isoform X2, with the protein MPCTASTAPSPPRGRPLPVLGRYRDYSSRRAAAAGLGRAEVPAGSAAGAAGCATEAAPAPPSRAGPGRAAGCPFDARATMNVGTAHSEVNPNTRVMNSRGIWLSYVLGIGLLHVVLLSIPFFSVPVVWTLTNIIHNMSMYIFLHTVKGTPFETPDQGKARLLTHWEQMDYGVQFTASRKFLTIMPIVLYFLTSFYTKYDRIHFIINTISLMSVLIPKLPQFHGVRIFGINKY; encoded by the exons CACGGCAAGCacggccccctccccgccccggggccggcctCTCCCGGTGCTCGGGCGCTACCGGGACTACAGCTCCCGACGTgctgcggcggcggggctgggccgAGCCGAGGTGCCCGCCGGGAGCGCAGCCGGGGCGGCGGGGTGCGCGACGgaggcagccccggccccgccgagccgagccgggccgggccgagcaGCG GGGTGCCCATTTGACGCAAGAGCCACCATGAACGTGGGAACAGCACACAGCGAGGTGAATCCCAACACCCGCGTCATGAACAGCCGGGGCATCTGGTTGTCCTACGTCCTTGGAATCGGCCTGCTGCACGTCGTACTCCTGAGCATCCCCTTCTTCAGCGTCCCTGTTGTTTGGACTCTTACCAACATCATTCACAACATG AGCATGTACATCTTCCTACATACCGTGAAAGGAACTCCTTTCGAGACTCCGGACCAGGGGAAGGCTCGGCTGCTCACGCACTGGGAGCAGATGGACTATGGCGTGCAGTTCACGGCATCGCGCAAGTTCCTGACCATCATGCCCATCGTCCT GTATTTTCTAACCAGCTTTTACACAAAGTATGACCGGATACACTTCATAATCAACACCATCTCCCTTATGAGCGTCCTGATCCCCAAACTGCCTCAGTTTCACGGAGTCCGGATCTTTGGGATCAACAAGTATTGA
- the ORMDL3 gene encoding ORM1-like protein 3 isoform X1 has protein sequence MPCTASTAPSPPRGRPLPVLGRYRDYSSRRAAAAGLGRAEVPAGSAAGAAGCATEAAPAPPSRAGPGRAAFQGCPFDARATMNVGTAHSEVNPNTRVMNSRGIWLSYVLGIGLLHVVLLSIPFFSVPVVWTLTNIIHNMSMYIFLHTVKGTPFETPDQGKARLLTHWEQMDYGVQFTASRKFLTIMPIVLYFLTSFYTKYDRIHFIINTISLMSVLIPKLPQFHGVRIFGINKY, from the exons CACGGCAAGCacggccccctccccgccccggggccggcctCTCCCGGTGCTCGGGCGCTACCGGGACTACAGCTCCCGACGTgctgcggcggcggggctgggccgAGCCGAGGTGCCCGCCGGGAGCGCAGCCGGGGCGGCGGGGTGCGCGACGgaggcagccccggccccgccgagccgagccgggccgggccgagcaGCG TTTCAGGGGTGCCCATTTGACGCAAGAGCCACCATGAACGTGGGAACAGCACACAGCGAGGTGAATCCCAACACCCGCGTCATGAACAGCCGGGGCATCTGGTTGTCCTACGTCCTTGGAATCGGCCTGCTGCACGTCGTACTCCTGAGCATCCCCTTCTTCAGCGTCCCTGTTGTTTGGACTCTTACCAACATCATTCACAACATG AGCATGTACATCTTCCTACATACCGTGAAAGGAACTCCTTTCGAGACTCCGGACCAGGGGAAGGCTCGGCTGCTCACGCACTGGGAGCAGATGGACTATGGCGTGCAGTTCACGGCATCGCGCAAGTTCCTGACCATCATGCCCATCGTCCT GTATTTTCTAACCAGCTTTTACACAAAGTATGACCGGATACACTTCATAATCAACACCATCTCCCTTATGAGCGTCCTGATCCCCAAACTGCCTCAGTTTCACGGAGTCCGGATCTTTGGGATCAACAAGTATTGA
- the ORMDL3 gene encoding ORM1-like protein 3 isoform X3, producing MNVGTAHSEVNPNTRVMNSRGIWLSYVLGIGLLHVVLLSIPFFSVPVVWTLTNIIHNMSMYIFLHTVKGTPFETPDQGKARLLTHWEQMDYGVQFTASRKFLTIMPIVLYFLTSFYTKYDRIHFIINTISLMSVLIPKLPQFHGVRIFGINKY from the exons ATGAACGTGGGAACAGCACACAGCGAGGTGAATCCCAACACCCGCGTCATGAACAGCCGGGGCATCTGGTTGTCCTACGTCCTTGGAATCGGCCTGCTGCACGTCGTACTCCTGAGCATCCCCTTCTTCAGCGTCCCTGTTGTTTGGACTCTTACCAACATCATTCACAACATG AGCATGTACATCTTCCTACATACCGTGAAAGGAACTCCTTTCGAGACTCCGGACCAGGGGAAGGCTCGGCTGCTCACGCACTGGGAGCAGATGGACTATGGCGTGCAGTTCACGGCATCGCGCAAGTTCCTGACCATCATGCCCATCGTCCT GTATTTTCTAACCAGCTTTTACACAAAGTATGACCGGATACACTTCATAATCAACACCATCTCCCTTATGAGCGTCCTGATCCCCAAACTGCCTCAGTTTCACGGAGTCCGGATCTTTGGGATCAACAAGTATTGA